From a region of the Pecten maximus chromosome 18, xPecMax1.1, whole genome shotgun sequence genome:
- the LOC117316890 gene encoding cartilage acidic protein 1-like, producing MRVRPVHTKAIFISIVFFTFCCLCDVTEGIFRSKQSWLNDVKTSQRHYGIAASDVDDDGHIDWIVAGFDGPNFVLKYDSKAKRLVNIAVRNSAYAAIMDEPGQAIGIAACDIDGDGKEEIYVLNTNKAFAGMSSYSDKLFKWRNGSFVDLYSDPVNRNITAKNYAGRSVACIDREGRGRYSFIITAYADDKNAKFAMIEMDLGHRDNYVRTGNIVLVDVAEEAGIAQATGGRGVVVGPILGNNGRSDIFFGNENSPWLKLSGDNFLFKNLGNGSFADVAVKLNLADGYSNARGVALGDFDENGWIDIVVGNWNGHHRLYLQDKDTGKFRNIANMEFDNPSLVRTVMVADFNNDGSTDIFFNHFCSRDGAPLYNRLTTISKFGTEIRQNVGDAGMASEPYGCGTGGSYADIDEDGHLDMILSHADSFADPSTAPLTVFRASSSNRNRWIRVAPKTVYGGPARGSLVTLSFPNGRQLSQVIDGGSGYLCQMEPVAHFGLGSSFPNSVFIRWPDGRTYTKRINRFELNQVHTVDWGWSTK from the coding sequence ATGAGAGTGCGTCCAGTTCACACAAAAGCAATCTTCATTTCTATCGTTTTCTTCACGTTTTGCTGtctttgtgacgtcacagaagggATTTTTCGTTCAAAACAGTCATGGCTGAATGATGTAAAAACATCACAACGTCACTACGGCATTGCTGCTAGTGATGTGGACGATGACGGCCATATAGATTGGATAGTTGCAGGATTCGATGGACCGAATTTTGTTCTTAAATATGACTCCAAAGCGAAACGTCTTGTTAACATCGCCGTTCGGAACTCTGCTTATGCGGCCATTATGGATGAACCAGGACAAGCCATCGGCATAGCCGCCTGCGACATAGACGGCGACGGAAAAGAGGAAATCTATGTTCTCAACACAAACAAGGCGTTCGCTGGAATGTCCTCGTACAGtgataagttgtttaaatggagaAATGGATCTTTCGTAGATCTTTATTCCGATCCCGTCAACAGAAACATTACGGCGAAAAATTACGCCGGTCGTTCAGTAGCCTGCATTGACAGAGAAGGTCGTGGCCGATATTCTTTTATAATAACGGCATATGCCGATgacaaaaatgcaaaatttgCTATGATTGAAATGGACTTGGGTCACCGCGATAATTACGTTCGAACTGGAAATATTGTCCTCGTTGATGTTGCTGAAGAAGCAGGTATAGCACAGGCGACGGGTGGGCGTGGGGTAGTTGTTGGACCCATACTCGGAAATAACGGCCGCTCGGATATCTTTTTCGGTAACGAAAACAGCCCATGGTTAAAACTCTCCGGTGACAACTTCTTGTTCAAAAATCTTGGCAACGGGAGTTTCGCTGATGTAGCTGTGAAGTTAAATTTGGCCGATGGTTACAGCAATGCTCGTGGTGTTGCCCTAGGCGATTTTGACGAAAATGGATGGATAGATATTGTGGTTGGAAATTGGAATGGACATCACCGACTTTACCTACAGGATAAAGACACCGGGAAATTCCGGAATATCGCAAACATGGAATTCGATAATCCATCCTTGGTAAGAACTGTTATGGTGGCTGATTTTAACAATGACGGATCAACggatatattttttaatcatttttgcAGTAGAGACGGAGCGCCCTTGTATAACCGACTTACAACGATATCTAAATTTGGAACGGAAATAAGACAAAATGTCGGGGATGCTGGAATGGCGAGCGAGCCTTACGGGTGCGGAACTGGAGGCAGTTACGCAGATATAGATGAGGATGGACACTTAGATATGATTCTATCGCATGCGGATAGCTTTGCCGATCCTTCTACCGCCCCGCTCACTGTGTTTCGTGCCTCGTCTTCAAACAGAAACAGGTGGATTCGAGTGGCACCAAAAACCGTGTATGGCGGACCAGCACGTGGTTCTCTAGTGACACTCAGTTTTCCTaatgggagacaactctcacaaGTGATTGACGGTGGGTCAGGCTATTTGTGCCAAATGGAGCCTGTCGCTCATTTCGGATTGGGATCAAGTTTTCCAAATTCTGTATTCATCCGTTGGCCTGATGGACGGACATATACC